The following are encoded together in the Myxococcota bacterium genome:
- a CDS encoding enoyl-CoA hydratase/isomerase family protein, with protein sequence MIELKRENGVATLAMRSGENRFNPPFIGELSRALDEVEASEEPTALVLTGDGKFFSNGLDLAWMSGEGRDRAGEVLRGMLGIFARLLSSPIPSVAALNGHAFAGGAMLALACDFRVMRSDRGFFCIPEIDLGLPLHPAMAALIQARLPKLTAHEAIVTGKRYGGAEAQARGIVDVAVPAVDLMPKSLALAAPLAGKNRGVMQAHKRLLYAETLRLLTST encoded by the coding sequence ATGATCGAGCTCAAGCGCGAGAACGGTGTCGCCACGCTGGCCATGCGCAGCGGCGAGAACCGTTTCAACCCGCCGTTCATCGGCGAGCTCTCGCGCGCGCTCGACGAGGTCGAGGCCAGCGAGGAGCCGACCGCGCTGGTGCTCACGGGCGACGGGAAGTTCTTCTCGAACGGCCTCGACCTGGCCTGGATGTCGGGCGAGGGGCGCGACCGCGCGGGCGAGGTGCTGCGCGGCATGCTCGGCATCTTCGCGCGGCTGCTGTCTTCGCCGATCCCCTCGGTCGCGGCGCTGAACGGCCACGCGTTCGCGGGCGGCGCCATGCTCGCGCTGGCCTGTGACTTCCGGGTCATGCGCAGCGACCGCGGCTTCTTCTGCATTCCCGAGATCGACCTCGGGCTCCCGCTCCACCCCGCGATGGCGGCGCTGATCCAGGCGCGCCTGCCCAAGCTCACCGCCCACGAGGCCATCGTCACCGGCAAGCGCTACGGCGGAGCCGAGGCGCAGGCGCGCGGCATCGTCGACGTCGCCGTGCCGGCGGTCGACCTGATGCCGAAGTCGCTCGCGCTGGCCGCGCCGCTCGCGGGCAAGAACCGCGGAGTCATGCAGGCGCACAAACGGCTGCTGTACGCGGAAACCCTGCGCCTGCTCACCAGCACCTGA
- a CDS encoding DUF2087 domain-containing protein, whose translation MIGVEEFVERLCRICAASGPRPFPRARRDREILVESILLGLDSGRTYEEREINARLKAWLRDVAPSLETDHVTLRRLLVDVHRLERTASGSSYRVAFSSKMTAFELAVYDLDLTATIAAYREYDEKRRREKRAAAITSRSD comes from the coding sequence ATGATCGGCGTCGAGGAGTTCGTCGAGCGGCTGTGCAGGATCTGCGCGGCTTCGGGACCGCGGCCATTCCCGCGCGCGCGCCGTGACCGGGAGATCCTGGTCGAGAGCATCCTGCTGGGACTGGACAGCGGCCGGACTTACGAGGAGCGCGAGATCAACGCGCGTCTGAAGGCCTGGCTGAGAGACGTTGCGCCCTCGCTCGAGACCGACCACGTGACCTTGCGCCGTCTGCTGGTGGACGTGCACCGGCTCGAGCGCACCGCCAGCGGCAGCTCCTACCGGGTGGCCTTCTCGTCAAAGATGACTGCTTTCGAGCTCGCGGTGTACGACCTCGACCTCACGGCCACGATCGCCGCGTATCGCGAGTACGACGAGAAGCGGAGGCGCGAGAAGCGCGCCGCGGCCATCACCTCGAGGAGTGACTGA
- the tsaA gene encoding tRNA (N6-threonylcarbamoyladenosine(37)-N6)-methyltransferase TrmO produces the protein MEFQLRAIGTVRSSANEKVDENWGAVESLIEIEPELRPGLRGLEQFSHVLVVALLHGARFEPARHLVRRPRGQADMPELGIFAQRAKDRPNPLGITVVPLVGVTPEGVRVRGLDAIDGTPILDLKPYFPQFDSAPGARVPEWVERLMRGYF, from the coding sequence GTGGAGTTCCAGCTGCGCGCGATCGGCACGGTGCGCTCGTCCGCGAACGAGAAGGTCGACGAGAACTGGGGTGCGGTGGAGTCTCTGATCGAGATCGAGCCGGAGCTCCGCCCCGGCTTGCGCGGACTGGAGCAGTTCTCGCACGTGCTGGTGGTGGCGCTGCTGCACGGCGCCCGGTTCGAGCCGGCGCGGCACCTGGTGCGCCGGCCGCGCGGCCAGGCCGACATGCCGGAGCTCGGCATCTTCGCGCAGCGCGCCAAGGACCGGCCGAACCCGCTCGGCATCACGGTCGTGCCGCTCGTCGGCGTGACTCCCGAGGGCGTGCGCGTGCGCGGGCTCGATGCGATCGACGGCACGCCGATCCTCGACCTGAAGCCCTACTTCCCGCAGTTCGACTCGGCCCCCGGTGCGCGCGTCCCGGAGTGGGTCGAGAGACTCATGCGCGGATACTTCTGA
- a CDS encoding isoprenylcysteine carboxylmethyltransferase family protein, whose amino-acid sequence MPGVIRHALAIAVLPMTVTILVPIWLTRRWPTDGGAFPDSFLESLSVAAGLVFLGLGAGLFAACLRRFAGEGDGTLAPWDPPRVLVVRGPYRYVRNPMITGVIAVLLGEALVLRSLPLCAWALAFTALNLVYIPLVEEPDLERRFGDSYRRYCEHVPRIVPRSTPWSG is encoded by the coding sequence GTGCCTGGAGTGATCCGTCACGCGCTCGCGATCGCGGTCCTGCCCATGACCGTCACGATCCTGGTGCCGATCTGGCTCACCCGGCGCTGGCCCACGGACGGCGGCGCGTTCCCTGACTCGTTCCTCGAGTCGCTCTCGGTCGCGGCGGGGCTGGTGTTTCTCGGGCTGGGCGCGGGGCTCTTCGCCGCCTGCCTGCGCCGCTTCGCCGGCGAAGGCGACGGCACGCTCGCGCCCTGGGACCCGCCCCGGGTGCTGGTGGTGCGCGGCCCCTACAGATACGTGCGCAATCCGATGATCACGGGCGTGATCGCGGTGCTGCTGGGCGAGGCGCTGGTGCTGCGCTCGCTGCCGCTGTGCGCCTGGGCGCTGGCCTTCACCGCGCTCAACCTGGTGTACATACCGCTGGTCGAAGAGCCCGACCTCGAGCGCCGCTTCGGTGACTCGTACCGGCGCTACTGCGAGCACGTGCCGCGCATCGTGCCGCGTTCCACGCCCTGGAGCGGCTAG